One region of Lysobacter silvisoli genomic DNA includes:
- the ung gene encoding uracil-DNA glycosylase, with translation MTGDGDERLKLEPSWKARVGDWFAREDMRALGAFLRERKNGGARIFPPGPQIFSAFDATPFEQVKVVVLGQDPYHGYGQAHGLCFSVLPGVPVPPSLDNIYKEIHRDLGLPRPDHGYLMAWARQGVLLLNAVLTVEEGRAGAHQGKGWEGFTDHVVDTLNREREGLVFLLWGSYAQAKGKVIDPRRHRVLKAPHPSPLSAHRGFIGCGHFSAANEYLARQGQAPIDWSLPPRSEL, from the coding sequence ATGACCGGCGACGGCGACGAGCGCCTGAAGCTGGAGCCGTCGTGGAAGGCGCGCGTGGGCGACTGGTTCGCGCGCGAGGACATGCGCGCGCTGGGCGCGTTCCTGCGCGAGCGCAAGAACGGCGGCGCCCGCATCTTCCCGCCCGGCCCGCAGATCTTCTCGGCCTTCGATGCCACCCCGTTCGAACAGGTCAAGGTGGTGGTGCTGGGGCAGGACCCCTACCACGGCTACGGCCAGGCCCATGGCCTGTGCTTCTCGGTGCTGCCGGGCGTGCCGGTGCCGCCGTCGCTGGACAATATCTATAAGGAAATCCACCGCGACCTGGGCCTGCCGCGCCCGGATCACGGCTATCTGATGGCCTGGGCGCGCCAGGGAGTGCTCCTGCTCAACGCCGTGCTCACGGTCGAGGAGGGCCGCGCCGGTGCGCACCAGGGCAAGGGTTGGGAAGGCTTCACCGACCATGTAGTCGACACCCTCAACCGCGAGCGCGAAGGCCTGGTGTTCCTGCTCTGGGGCAGCTATGCCCAGGCCAAGGGCAAGGTTATCGACCCGCGCCGCCATCGCGTGCTCAAGGCGCCGCACCCCTCGCCGTTGTCGGCGCATCGCGGCTTCATCGGCTGCGGCCACTTCTCCGCCGCCAACGAGTATTTGGCCCGTCAGGGGCAGGCGCCGATCGACTGGTCGCTGCCGCCGCGCAGCGAGCTCTGA
- a CDS encoding response regulator, with the protein MHSHDLRHFDNAAPRVMVVDGSKLVRKLIGDVLARELPNVEVVPCGSISEARAALGVGAVDLVTTSLVLPDGDGIGLARSVREAGGQAYVPVIVVSGDAQSHLESRRFTEDVTDYFDKSLGHSALAAFIRGYVQPEPIPGARVLYVEDSRVVAVATKRMLERHGLQVLHFIGVEEALEYLETHRGADDVGADLVLTDVYLKGALSGNDLLERLRRDFGYGKRRLPVLVMTGDANQDNQSELLRAGANDLVLKPIEERLLVTKTLFQLRLARLPERAA; encoded by the coding sequence ATGCACAGTCACGATCTACGCCATTTCGACAATGCCGCGCCCCGGGTGATGGTCGTCGACGGTTCCAAGCTGGTGCGCAAGCTGATCGGCGACGTACTCGCGCGCGAACTGCCGAACGTCGAAGTGGTCCCCTGCGGCAGCATCTCCGAGGCGCGTGCCGCGCTGGGCGTGGGCGCGGTGGACCTGGTCACCACCTCGCTGGTGCTGCCCGACGGCGACGGCATCGGCCTGGCGCGCAGCGTGCGCGAAGCCGGCGGCCAGGCCTACGTGCCGGTGATCGTGGTTTCCGGCGATGCCCAATCGCACCTGGAATCGCGCCGCTTCACCGAAGACGTCACCGACTATTTCGACAAGTCGCTAGGCCACAGCGCCCTGGCCGCCTTCATCCGCGGCTACGTCCAGCCCGAACCGATCCCGGGCGCGCGCGTGCTCTACGTCGAGGACAGCCGCGTGGTCGCGGTGGCGACCAAGCGCATGCTCGAACGCCACGGTCTGCAGGTGCTGCACTTCATCGGCGTGGAAGAAGCGCTGGAGTACCTGGAAACCCATCGCGGCGCCGACGACGTGGGCGCCGACCTGGTGCTCACCGACGTCTATCTGAAGGGCGCGCTTAGCGGCAACGACCTGCTCGAACGCCTGCGCCGCGATTTCGGCTACGGCAAGCGCCGCCTGCCGGTGCTGGTGATGACCGGCGACGCCAACCAGGACAACCAGAGCGAGCTGCTGCGCGCCGGCGCCAACGACCTGGTGCTCAAGCCGATCGAAGAGCGCCTGCTGGTGACCAAGACCCTGTTCCAGCTGCGCCTGGCGCGGCTGCCCGAGCGCGCCGCATGA
- the ftsX gene encoding permease-like cell division protein FtsX, translated as MNAKSAAPADSRSRLGTWFDHHVYSLVASLGRLLGKPWASALTIGVMAVALALPVGLWAALANIERFSGDVERSRQIAVFLKPELAAERSRALAEELRARKDIAAVELRTPEQGLAELREKSGLDEAIGTLEGNPLPAVLLIVPKGDELLLAESLKGLSEADLVQHDAGWRQRLDGWLRFGTRLAWVLAALLGLGALLVVGNTVRLDIQSRREEIGVLQLLGATDGFIRRPFLYLGACYGLAAGALALGLLTAADVALRQPLAELARSYGSGFALQGFDPLYAAAIVAGAGVLGWLGAGLVAGHYLRQTRPTDT; from the coding sequence ATGAATGCCAAGTCCGCCGCCCCCGCCGATTCGCGCTCGCGCCTGGGCACCTGGTTCGACCATCATGTCTACAGCCTGGTCGCCAGCCTGGGCCGTCTGTTGGGCAAGCCCTGGGCCAGCGCGCTGACCATCGGCGTGATGGCTGTGGCCCTGGCCCTGCCGGTGGGCCTGTGGGCCGCGCTGGCCAACATCGAACGCTTCAGCGGCGACGTCGAGCGCTCGCGCCAAATCGCGGTGTTCCTGAAACCCGAACTGGCCGCCGAACGCAGCCGCGCCCTGGCCGAGGAGCTGCGCGCGCGCAAGGACATCGCCGCCGTCGAACTGCGCACGCCCGAGCAGGGCCTGGCCGAGCTGCGCGAGAAGAGCGGCCTGGACGAAGCCATCGGCACGCTGGAAGGCAATCCGCTGCCGGCCGTGCTGCTGATCGTGCCCAAGGGCGACGAATTGCTGCTGGCCGAATCGCTGAAGGGCCTGAGCGAGGCCGACCTGGTCCAGCACGACGCCGGCTGGCGCCAGCGCCTGGACGGCTGGCTGCGCTTCGGCACGCGCCTGGCCTGGGTGCTGGCCGCGCTGCTGGGCCTGGGCGCGTTGCTGGTGGTCGGCAACACCGTGCGCCTGGACATCCAGTCGCGGCGTGAGGAGATCGGTGTGCTGCAATTGCTCGGCGCCACCGACGGCTTCATCCGCCGCCCCTTCCTGTACCTGGGCGCCTGCTACGGGCTGGCCGCCGGCGCGCTCGCGCTGGGCCTGCTCACCGCGGCCGATGTCGCCTTGCGCCAGCCGCTGGCCGAGCTGGCGCGCAGCTACGGCAGCGGCTTCGCCCTGCAGGGCTTCGACCCGCTCTACGCCGCGGCGATCGTGGCCGGCGCCGGCGTGCTGGGCTGGCTGGGCGCAGGCCTGGTCGCCGGCCATTACCTGCGCCAGACCCGGCCCACCGACACCTGA
- the ftsE gene encoding cell division ATP-binding protein FtsE gives MTVLRFDNVSKRYSSGHEALSEVSFDVAPGEMLFVTGHSGAGKSTLLKLIHLSERPSRGAVLFGDKNLLKVRGRRVALHRREVGVVYQDHRLLADRSVADNVGLPLLLRGLRRGDIAKRVRAVLDRVSLGARANALPGQLSAGEQQRVGIARAIVGEPRLLVADEPTGNLDPTLSAEILALFASLPERGTSVLVASHDLALVKRMRKRVLVLNQGRLVDDISPEDLAE, from the coding sequence ATGACCGTCCTGCGCTTCGATAACGTCAGCAAACGCTACAGCAGCGGCCACGAGGCGCTGAGCGAAGTCAGCTTCGACGTGGCCCCCGGCGAGATGCTGTTCGTCACCGGCCACTCCGGTGCCGGCAAGAGCACCCTGCTCAAGCTCATCCACCTCAGCGAGCGCCCCAGCCGCGGCGCGGTGCTGTTCGGCGACAAGAACCTGCTCAAGGTGCGCGGCCGCCGCGTCGCCCTGCACCGGCGCGAGGTCGGCGTGGTCTATCAGGACCATCGCCTGCTCGCCGATCGCAGCGTGGCCGACAACGTCGGTCTGCCCCTGCTGCTGCGCGGCCTGCGCCGCGGCGACATCGCCAAGCGCGTGCGTGCGGTGTTGGACCGGGTGAGCCTGGGCGCGCGCGCGAACGCGCTGCCCGGCCAGCTCTCGGCCGGCGAACAACAGCGCGTGGGCATCGCCCGCGCCATCGTCGGCGAGCCGCGCCTGCTGGTGGCCGACGAACCCACCGGCAACCTCGACCCGACCTTGTCGGCCGAGATCCTGGCCCTGTTCGCCTCGCTGCCCGAGCGCGGCACCAGCGTGCTGGTGGCCAGCCACGATCTGGCCCTGGTCAAGCGCATGCGCAAGCGCGTGCTGGTGCTCAACCAGGGCCGCCTGGTCGACGACATCTCGCCGGAGGATCTGGCCGAATGA